Part of the Anopheles gambiae chromosome 3, idAnoGambNW_F1_1, whole genome shotgun sequence genome is shown below.
CCATACCAGTTGTTAACATGTTTCGTAACgtgaaatgaattaaatgttATGTTACTCACATAATTGACTAAACAACGGAGAATCATAGTTATCATTAAAACTATTTTCCACCTTTTCTAGCTCTTGTTCGTGACACTGAATAGTAGTTCTGTATAAGAAATAAAGTATAACAAAGGTGGAGGATTATAATAACCAAATCTCAGTTATGAAAGTTGTACTTACTCAGTGTCTCGTAAAATCTCCTTCAAAACGTCTACCAAGCCAGACATTTCTAGTTCTTCTGTGTTCACCCGCTGTTGTTTAGCATTCAAATCATATTGCATGGAATGTTTTTTCGAACGCAATTCACGAATTTGAGTGCGACATTTATCCAACTCCTTATCAAGATGGCCAGAtcgctaataaaaaaaaaacaaaacaaaacaaaaatagctaGTTTTCCCTTATTCGAAAAGAAATAATATGTTATACTTACCATCTGAGCGTACAATCTATTCAGTTCCATGGCGTTGGTCGAAACTTGATTACGTACTTTTAACAAATTTTCCGAATTGCTCACCTTCCATGGTGCCAAAGCGTCTGCCATCAGTAAATTGTCCATCGATGCTAACGAATCAGAATCCATCGTCTTCAGGAGCGCAACATCTCCTATTGGAACGTTTATCATTTGGCCTTATTACTGATGTTATTGCTAAATTGGCATGAATGGCAATTGTAACTCACCAACCGAAACAAATTTTGTTATTGTGGACTTGAGAAAGTTCTGCGATAGAAACCATAATAAAGTGCTTTCTAATTGATCCTGTTCCATCACTGTTTCTCGTGTCTGAAAAAAAaggcggaaaccaatggtgtAAATAGTGATGAAGCACATAAATCAGGCACACAAAATAACCCCTCACCAAACACGCAAGCTCTTCCTCACATTCAGTCATGGAAGCCATTTTCGGACTAACTTAAGTTAGGAACTTTGCAGTTAATTCCTATTGACGCACACTTGTAACTTGCGCTACTACAAGACTCTGTACGAGCTATAGAATGTCACTAAATTTACACCAAGCGCCGTTATGCTGCACTCTAGATTAGAATGAAGTGATCTTTAGTATTCACTCTTTTGCAAATAGTCCAGATCACACGAAATGCTTCTGGCTCCGAAGCGTTTACTTCTCCTTCTGCTAGATCTTTGCGTCCATCTTCGGCAACATGACTGTTCTTGGCTTACGTTTGCTGTCACATTCATTCCATGTATGAAAACAGTAGACCAAACAGAATCTGTGacataattttttaattttttttttggtttatatTGCCATATCaggaatttaaatttttttaataatgaaataaatttaagcaatacggcctttttggaccgttcctcctgaataaaaaaataataatgaagtaAATCAGATAGCATCAGTTTTGAAATCATTAACGGCTAGAACATAACATAGAATAGCACAATACGTATTACGACCAACAAAACTAAGATCGCATTAAATCTAGTGTGTTGCGATTTTCACTAAATTCCTCTGTTTTTgtcttgtttatttttctttattacTTTTGCAATTTGCTTTGCACGGCTATGATTTACATATTGATTTCGATTATGCTATGCTAagattttaatttcaacaatTGCTAGTGTTAATCGTATAAATTGTGCACGATGTATGTTTAACTACAGGATCAGGAATCAATCGACGCATAGGTTattataatctttttttttaattcagccACAAATGACTCAACATGACCAAAAAGCATATCAGTATATTGCTTTCATACTGCGTTGATTAAGATAAGTGCAAGAATATACATTCTTTTCCTAAGTTACGCAGTTAATATTTTCCGGAGACAGACATTAGCGTACCTCCAACACCTGTGATACTTATGAGGAATGGATAATATTGATTTACATTTAAGTTAGTTTGCAAGCGTTATTTTTTAAGGACTACTTCGTATTTTCTGCTAGCAAGCAACTGATGCTGACCAAAGGACACATGTAAAATCCGTtcattttgctaaaaaaaacctgttttaCGTAAGTCGATAACATACAATAGAGTTGTAATATATTTTTCCGTAACAATGTTATTGTAGTCTTTATATCGCTTAATATAACTGTTAATTTCGGATAAATTGCTaccatcaaacacaacaatGGGTATTATTAGTTTCTTCGCGTACACATATCGCGTATGTTTGTATATTTTCTTCCTTCATATTAAACTGCATTGGTTTACAACGATTCTGATGGTGGCAATCTTGTGCAACGCAGCCTTGGTGATAGCATCTTGAAGAACCAttgatgttgaaattgaaGCTCTTCATcaaacaccatcaccacaccaAATTTGTCCCCCGTCAAGGCAAAACTTCTTCCGATTTAATAAGATTAAGCCTTTGCCTTCGCCTTTGCCGGAGCCTTGGTGGTTGCCTTTTTCGCCTTGGCTGCAGCCCTGGCTGCGTATTTTGCTTCCTTACGGGCGGCCTTGGCGGCAACGTACAGTTCCTTGCGCTTGCGCTTGCCAAGCTTCGGCGGAACGGCGTTCACCACTGGTTTGCTGTACTTCTTCTCGAATTCCGATGTGAGATAACCATACTGCTTCAATACAGCATTCTGCGATTCAATCCTCTTGGCCACAACGGCACGAGCACTCCATGTGATTTTCTGTAGATATTTGCAAGAAATATTAGTTTGATTCAATTCAGACATCAGCAATTTTCAGCACTCATAGGATTCGGTCATTTTACCTTCAGCTTCTTCTTGTGCATGTAAGCAATGCGAGCCTTGATCTTGCGCTTGGCTTCCAGGTTGTTCACGACGTCTCGGTACTTCCAGCCGACTTCATGAGCAACGCGATCGACCGTACAGTACTGTGAAGAAAtgtcaacaaaaacacaatttaagCAAAGTTCAATCAGTTATTGGTACTTCGGAAAGCTTGGAGACATAACAATAACATTGAGAACTATTCCTTTAAGTATCCTCATCGAAAAACACCGACGCTTCAGTGTGCAGCTACACACTACACTACAATAatctttccttttgttttcatcACTTGCTTGACTTACCTTTCGGTCTGGGCGCAGGCACAGCTGACGCAGGGCGATCGGAACGCACACTCGCTTCATCTTGTCATATGGCGGAGGAATGCCCTCATACACCTTCAAGCGACGGAGCGCATTCGCACCGCGCTTGGTCTTGTGGGGGACCATTCCTGTAATACATTAAAATTATATGATAAACCTCTGAAACTGCTACAGCCACAACACAATCACTGCCGGTAGGCAAATATACATACCACGGATGGCCTTCCACAACATACGGCTCGGAGCGCGGAAATGGAATGGACCGCGTGCCGGGTTGACGTTACATCTTTTCCGCAGGTAGGCCAAGAACTTGATCTTGTTGCGGAAGAAATGGCCCGACAGCTGAAGGCCCTCGCAGCGCACCACGACCACCGAGTTACCAGACAGGATCTGCTTGGCGACGACCGAGGCCAGTCGACCAAGCAAGTGTCCACGTCCGTCAATTAAAATTGGCTGAAAAGATTCACATGCAACAAGACGGGAAAGTGTCATTAACTATCACATTTTACAGCACGTTCGATGTCCAGCGCCCGGTTTGGTCTGCACGCTTTATCACAAGAAGTCATACACAACTTTTGCAAACCAAAATCGCACCCCTGCCATCAGTTTTTCGtagttttttaacatttcttgATAGATACCTTCTTCGTGCGTACCATCACTTTCgcaaacaccaacaaaaagaaCTAGGAAGTGTCGTTCAGCGGAAGTCATGAATCGAGTGACAGCTCCCGGGCGGCTTGCTGGCTGTCATTATTGTCATAGATCGTTCAGAGACTTTAATCACCACTTTATTCACCACGGCCAAGGTACATACAACATTATGCATGAACTCAAAAAATTTAGCcacaaacaattttttttttgaaatgttttatgaacattctttttttctattcgcAAGTTTCTAAATCTCTAAAATCGAATCTTATAACTACTTCTTTGAAATGCtttaatgttttgtgtgttaatttttcaatcagGGAGCACCCGAGAAACATAAATTTTTATGTTGATCATTGTTTTGAATAGACTTTACTTTACTCAATAATTTTCACATggacaataaatttccttttttttttgtttaaaaaattattcacAACCTAAAACATGGTATTTTCAGTTCGATTCGTATCCGATAATTAATAGAACGGCTAAAACCACCATCAAATTGGTAAACCGAAGCCGCTGTTTCGCATGCGACTTTCCCAAAAAACCTGTCGTGTAAAAACAGTGTAACGCCAACGTAACCAGAGTTTCAGTATTTTATTCATACTAAAGAAGCTAAAAttctttgatttgattagAAAATAACATacatgtttttaatttcagtaacattattattttgctttcaaatGGATATGTTTTTGAGGAATGCAGGTGTTACAATACGTCACTCAGAGGGATAATTTTGTCCGCATAATGATTACAGTGTGTAGTTTTGTTTGCCCTGTCCTGCTATTTCCATCATCGATCATATAGCTTTCAGTTGTGATTATCGACAGGTGCGGTATTGTTGAAGAAAGTACAATTTTCATTAGTTTATTGACGTGAATCAATGCACCGACCGAGTTAAATGTTATAAAAATCGTCGTACAAGTTCATTGCAATATATGTACATCCCACGTTAAACGAAAAGTGTATGGGTGTTTATATATGTACatgtaggtgtgtgtgcgtgtgcatgcaAACTAATGTGGTTGTGTAGGTGCTGTTTAGTGAAAGAAAATTAGTTTTTCGTCCATCTCTCGTGTGTTTATTGATTTCTTGACGAAATCGTATTTTGTAAAATCTTCGTTCCAAAACCTATATCTATTGTGGACCATTGAATCACATTGTGCAAACACAACTTAGCCACTGTCTGCAACGATTTGAGAAGGTACGAATTGTCGACGACGTGACAAAAAAAGCTctagaaaataaagaaatccACTTACACTAAGCCAGCTTCCACCCCCGTAAGGAGCTCATGAAAATACAGTCGCTTTTTCCTGGATGCAATTTACCTCATGTAGAGAAAGTATTTGCTTTTGTCTTTTCGTGAAACTTGAAGCATTGAAAAGATCGACGAAAGTCTGTGAGCTGTAACGGTACATGATATTTCTATAGCGTCGCTGGCAGGTAACATCGATGTGTGTGGAGCATAGAATGAACTGGAACGATGCAACTGTACAATTCGGATTTCACGGTTCGCTTTACGTTTGCTCTATTGATCGTTTCATCGCATACTTTGGTTATCCATGTTTTGATGATGTCATTCCAATACGTCACCTGCAGCGCCCCAGACTCAATGCaggaaaatattaataacacacaaaaattaacaaagcTCCTACTATCGTGTCGTTTCAGTTTTACTTGAACAATAGCAACACCAGTAATCATTCACAATGACACAAATGGCTCAGGAAGAGATTGTCTCGAATACCAAAACGGTAATGCAGGGCCTAGAAGCGCTGCGCGTGGAGCATGTCACACTAATGAATAACTTAGCGGAGGGCAGCAAAACCGATCCAGATAAAATGGAAATCGTAAAGAAAAATATGGAGAACATCGAGCTCGGTCTTAGCGAAGCGCAAGTAAGCACTCTAATACACTGCTTTCTATCCTTTTATGGTATTTCCTTTATtatacatacatttttcaCTTAGGTCATCGTGATGCTGTTTGCTCATCTGCAAAACATCGAAGCCGAAAAGCAAAAATTACGAACGCAAGTGAAACGGCTGTGTCAGGAAAATGTATGGTTGCGTGACGAGCTGGCCATCACGCAGCAAAAGCTGCAGGCATCGGAACAAAGCGTTGCACAGttggaagaagagaagaaacatCTAGAGTTCATGGCGTCCGTGAAAAAGTACGATGAAATACAAGAAAATGAAGATAATTTGGAAAAGTCTCGCACCGATCCGGTGGTGGAACTGTTTCCGGAGGATGAAGCAGAAGAACGCAACAACATGTCACCAACGCCACCGAATCAATTTGCTAATCATGCAAATGCCGGCTACGAAATACCGGCCAGATTGCGAACGCTACACAATCTGGTGATACAGTACGCATCGCAGGGACGGTACGAAGTGGCCGTACCGTTGTGTAAGCAAGCACTGGAAGATCTCGAGAAAACAAGTGGGCATGATCATCCAGATGTGGCCACAATGTTGAACATTTTGGCGTTAGTTTACAGAGACCAGGTAAACTTTAAATGATACGTACTAggtttaattatgttttgttacttttgtCAAGAGACATTCACTGCAAAATTGGTTTTTCTGTGTTTATTATCATTTGAGTGATATTGTTTGTGGCACTTATTCTTATTCAGTCTCCTTTTGCCTCggattgttctaaaatttagTTTATGATTTAAAAATTGAAGGACTAAGATTGCATGCATGGCACCAAATTTGAATAGATATCCTTTTTATTAGACGTTTAATCATACATTTTATGTTGTTATTAATTATCTTTACATTGCTTTTCTATTCAATATTGTCTTGTCTTGTTTATCACTCTTTAGAACAAGTATAAGGAGGCAGCCAATCTACTAAACGATGCTCTTACGATTCGCGAGAAAACTCTTGGGGAAAATCATCCGGCCGTAGCTGCTACGTTAAACAATTTAGCCGTTTTGTATGGTAAACGGGGCAAATACAAAGATGCGGAACCGCTTTGCAAACGAGCGCTAGAAATTCGGGAGAACGTGCTCGGCAAATCGCATCCTGACGTGGCCAAGCAATTGAACAACTTAGCACTTCTTTGTCAGAACCAGGTATGTCCTGTTATTTATCGGTTAAGATTTTGATTCCTCCAATGTGTGGTGTATACTATACcttaattttccattttccaggCAAAGTATGAAGAAGTGGAAATGTATTACAAGCGAGCCTTGGAAATTTACGAGATGAAGCTAGGTGGCGACGATCCAAATGTCGCGAAAACTCTCAACAATCTTGCCAGTTGCTACTTGAAACAAGGCAAATACAAGgaagcagaaatgctatacAAAGAGGTGCTAACGCGAGCACACGAGCGGGAATTTGGTGCAATTAATGGtgaaaacaaaccaatatGGCAGGTGGCCGAAGAGCGCGAGGAGAACAAACTGAAGAATCGAGAAAATACACCGTACGGCGAATATGGTGGATGGCATAAGGCCGCGAAGGTGGACTCGCCCACCGTTACTACGACCTTGAAAAATCTCGGTGCTCTATATAGAAGACAGGGCAAGTACGAAGCCGCAGATACGTTGGAAGATTGTGCTCTACGAAGCAAGAAAGAGGTACGCAAATAGGCAAGCAGTAGTTATAACAACACACCAAAACTAACCCAATCAAATCACCATCTTAACTAATCCAATATTAAACAACAATATCTAATCGGTCAAGTTTCTTCGTGTAAACGCGTAAACGTTTACGATGTTCCTTTCTGGCAGGCATTGGATTTGGTGAAACAGTCGAAAGTGCTCGGTGTATCGGACGATAACAAGCGCCAGAAGAGCGGCAACAGCaaagatgataatgatgatcacAACAAACGTGTGCACAAATAATTGGTGTTACGCGCCGACACTGCACATTTTAAATGCTAATATAGCAGAACGATTTATAATAGCCGGTTTAAACATTAAGCAAAGTGACAGAATACTTAGCAGTTAACAGTACGCTGAAGAAGGTGCAgcaattttccattcccaAAAGCTGATGGACCTTCAGTCCAACATCTCAGTGGTCGCTTATTCATGTTACTAGTGttttatagttttgttttttttttcgttttgtatttcaaataatttcgAAAACGACATCAATTTCTGttagtttctttttgtgtcattctctctcgttctctccaCTTGTCTCATTATTTCTCCACAATGAATTGCCCATGAgtactatttttaaaaatgttgaaatgtatgcatcaaatttcaagcaagAAACAACACTTTTAAGCACGTTAATTGCACGACAACATCCATTTGGTCATCCACCACGTGCTTTTGGGATCAGTACAGATCGATTGATTTGGCGTGGATGGATAATCTTCAtaaacaagttttttttttcagacagAAGATACTTCTAATGAGCGATTGTGGTTTTATTATGCTTAAAAAAGCACTAAACACTTTGTTGTAGTTTGAAATGCTAACAATCTACAAGTAAAACTATATCCGcaggaaaatagaaaaataaatgcaaataaacgattcccattaatttaaaaattatcttTCGGCAATTGAACGGGAACAGGTAAACATAATCTCAAGATAGGAATGattgtgttgaaaaaaaaacaactataaCTAATAAGAGACATTTCGAGAAACAGGGAGAGAATGAAAGGGGATGAATAAAAAAGAGCGAGAATCTGATTTTTTGGAAGGAATTGTTCTATTTATCAAACATGACGCAGAAGAGCAAAGCAGATAGATAACTACGCTtttgataataaaacaaaaatgcatacCGATTATTTAATCATTTCCAAAGTAATCTGTAAGACATAGAAATGCTTATAAAACAATATGACATACATTTTTGCTTGTGTTTTTCGCCTAAACGGAGTTCTAAAAAATAACTGCACTTTGTccaaattgttttaattacgAGTTTAAGGAAATCCGAAAAGTTGGGAAGcgcattaaaaattaaaaaatagctATTTGTGCTATGGCTCATGGCAGGTACGAGAAAGCATGAGCGACTATGTCTCTTGGGTGCATGATTTCAGGTGGGTAGCGCCAAAGTAGACTAAATACCCGAACAAATGGTCTGTTATGCTTTATTATAATGATACTGATGATTTTAGTGGACTCGAATTTGTTGCACCTTCGGGTCGGACTGAATCTATGTTGGCCCGACTCGACCAGAACTCGCTTCACCAACGAGATCGGACacttatgtttttttgcaattaacGTAATCTTTGCACCTTCTGAACCTACTTACCGTTATGGGTCGCTCCGAACGATTCCTGCTCGCTTTcggataataataataataataaagttgGAAAAAATTCGCAGTCCGGAATCGACTTCGGAATTAATAGCATTATCCAgagccgtccggaatcgttcggagtcagagtcatccggagttctCCGGAATCAAACGGAGTTCACCCCCCAACAATCATCGACTTCGATGGGGCCCCAACAATCACCTACTTCAATGCACTATGGGGCGACCTCGAACAAACTGCCATGTTAATAAGTCCCATAATCCATAAGTCATGTTTGCACTATTTACGATATATATCATATCGAATCTTGTTTTAAAGGGTCACTTTACTTATGAAACGTGATTTTAGGTGTCGGAAATCGAGATGGCGCCACTGTACATTGTTTTTACAGGGGGTTTCACTTGTTACACATATTTTGGCACACAATATAGATACCTTCGGCCCAATAGCAAGGTTGATCAAGGAGATCATTGCGTCATACTCTAAGCGTTGGTATTCATACCCTAGAAGAAAATACTGGTACCAAAGTTTTTCTAACAAGAGAAAGCTATGTATACCATTGCTGTACATTGTCACATACACATATTGCAAACGCTGAATACAGTTGATGACTCGAACTTAGTTTTATATTTGAGAactattgtattgttttaaataataaaacttttaTAATATCCTATCCGAAATATAAACCACTAATAATCAAATTAGTTAAAAATTATGTTGGCAGGATGTCGACAGCATGTGCgttatacaaaacaaaagcatttgTAAACATCGGTCTATCAAGAGCAGCTCGACCTAGTTGCATAGATAGGGACGATTGGATTAGTTTGTGTGCCAATGCAAACCACAATTAGTTGCAAATCAGCATACGAAAAGACGACACTTATTTTAAAACAGCTCAAATAAATCGACAGTTTGTAAAATTATCCTTAACGTTAGGGACCCAATGAACCGATTTCTATACACGTAGCATGCAAATCAACGTGCTCATAGCACTCTACCTTAAACAATTCGTTAGTTAAAAAGTAAACGAAAATATCTCGATGGAtatttttgagaaaaaaaaacaaaatatttaaaaatcaaactatgatttaaattaatactGTAATTTGATTGATCTATTTTTAACGGAACGTTTTCAACTCCGCTTAGCACCGCTTCGAAGTCGGTTAGTTCATTTGATGTATCTTTGTCAATAACGCTTAAACCTTCTGCGGGTACAAAAAATGTGTAACGGTTTCTGGatatatttttacaaaatttcaGATACGTACAAAATGCTATGgtttaaataaaaaggaacaaaTATCCCGAACACGCCGCAACGCCAAGTACAGGGCGtctgttgtttgtgtgcaggTGAAAGATTTATGTATGGCGTACCCTGCACAGGCACTCGCTTCATACATGTTTGAATGTAATGTGGAATGATTTTTCAACTTTGACCTGTCATAACTTCTGAAGTTGAATTGATAGAGTTATAATATTACAGA
Proteins encoded:
- the LOC1279679 gene encoding large ribosomal subunit protein uL13, whose product is MVRTKKPILIDGRGHLLGRLASVVAKQILSGNSVVVVRCEGLQLSGHFFRNKIKFLAYLRKRCNVNPARGPFHFRAPSRMLWKAIRGMVPHKTKRGANALRRLKVYEGIPPPYDKMKRVCVPIALRQLCLRPDRKYCTVDRVAHEVGWKYRDVVNNLEAKRKIKARIAYMHKKKLKKITWSARAVVAKRIESQNAVLKQYGYLTSEFEKKYSKPVVNAVPPKLGKRKRKELYVAAKAARKEAKYAARAAAKAKKATTKAPAKAKAKA
- the LOC1279680 gene encoding kinesin light chain translates to MTQMAQEEIVSNTKTVMQGLEALRVEHVTLMNNLAEGSKTDPDKMEIVKKNMENIELGLSEAQVIVMLFAHLQNIEAEKQKLRTQVKRLCQENVWLRDELAITQQKLQASEQSVAQLEEEKKHLEFMASVKKYDEIQENEDNLEKSRTDPVVELFPEDEAEERNNMSPTPPNQFANHANAGYEIPARLRTLHNLVIQYASQGRYEVAVPLCKQALEDLEKTSGHDHPDVATMLNILALVYRDQNKYKEAANLLNDALTIREKTLGENHPAVAATLNNLAVLYGKRGKYKDAEPLCKRALEIRENVLGKSHPDVAKQLNNLALLCQNQAKYEEVEMYYKRALEIYEMKLGGDDPNVAKTLNNLASCYLKQGKYKEAEMLYKEVLTRAHEREFGAINGENKPIWQVAEEREENKLKNRENTPYGEYGGWHKAAKVDSPTVTTTLKNLGALYRRQGKYEAADTLEDCALRSKKEALDLVKQSKVLGVSDDNKRQKSGNSKDDNDDHNKRVHK
- the LOC3292150 gene encoding uncharacterized protein LOC3292150 isoform X1 codes for the protein MASMTECEEELACLTRETVMEQDQLESTLLWFLSQNFLKSTITKFVSVGDVALLKTMDSDSLASMDNLLMADALAPWKVSNSENLLKVRNQVSTNAMELNRLYAQMRSGHLDKELDKCRTQIRELRSKKHSMQYDLNAKQQRVNTEELEMSGLVDVLKEILRDTETTIQCHEQELEKVENSFNDNYDSPLFSQLCE
- the LOC3292150 gene encoding uncharacterized protein LOC3292150 isoform X3, coding for MASMTECEEELACLTRETVMEQDQLESTLLWFLSQNFLKSTITKFVSVGDVALLKTMDSDSLASMDNLLMADALAPWKVSNSENLLKVRNQVSTNAMELNRLYAQMRSGHLDKELDKCRTQIRELRSKKHSMQYDLNAKQQRVNTEELEMSGLVDVLKEILRDTETTIQCHEQELEKVENSFNDNYDSPLFSQL
- the LOC3292150 gene encoding uncharacterized protein LOC3292150 isoform X2; translated protein: MASMTECEEELACLTRETVMEQDQLESTLLWFLSQNFLKSTITKFVSVDVALLKTMDSDSLASMDNLLMADALAPWKVSNSENLLKVRNQVSTNAMELNRLYAQMRSGHLDKELDKCRTQIRELRSKKHSMQYDLNAKQQRVNTEELEMSGLVDVLKEILRDTETTIQCHEQELEKVENSFNDNYDSPLFSQLCE